In a single window of the Rhodamnia argentea isolate NSW1041297 chromosome 2, ASM2092103v1, whole genome shotgun sequence genome:
- the LOC115738278 gene encoding GDSL esterase/lipase At4g16230-like: MPFSSSSSSSSLNMAKPLSPPPSLLVLLLVLLVLVTCPYAPHVRAHCNFGDNQGRHSKVKGMFVFGSSLMDNGNNNLLGKTAKANYKPYGIDFPLGLLGRFTNGRNVVDLLGEYLELPSLIPPFADPETKGPKAINGVDFASGGSGILDDTGSIVGQVTSLSQQIRNFEGVTLPDLEAQVGCPSGESLLGNHVFVVGTGSNDYTFNYFLSANRKHPLLRSFTANLISSLSLELQKLYKLGGRKFVLMAINPIGCSPMAKARLPMRVGCLQVLNQAAHLFNAELKSLVDDLNAKLPGSHFVFVNSYKIVQDIIKDPTSHGFNDTTSPCCEVASFKDGGNGVSCKRGGRVCTDRSSYVFFDGLHPTEAVNVQIATKAFTSNLTTEVYPINVKNLGEA, translated from the exons ATGCCATTttcatcctcctcttcatcgTCATCACTAAACATGGCCAAGCCACTCTCTCCCCCACCGTCCCTGCTCgttctcctcctcgtcctcctcgtcctcgTAACTTGTCCCTACGCTCCCCATGTCCGCGCGCACTGCAACTTCGGCGACAACCAGGGACGCCACTCCAAAGTGAAAGGCATGTTCGTGTTCGGGAGCTCGCTGATGGACAACGGCAACAACAACTTGCTCGGAAAGACGGCTAAGGCCAACTACAAGCCCTACGGCATCGACTTCCCCCTCGGCCTGTTGGGCCGGTTCACCAACGGCAGGAACGTGGTCGACCTCCTCGGGGAGTACCTCGAGCTCCCCTCGCTGATCCCGCCCTTCGCCGACCCCGAGACCAAGGGGCCCAAGGCCATCAACGGCGTTGACTTTGcgtccggcggctccggcataCTGGACGACACCGGCTCTATCGTG GGACAAGTGACGAGCCTGAGCCAACAGATCAGGAACTTCGAGGGAGTGACGTTGCCGGATCTGGAAGCCCAGGTGGGTTGCCCGAGCGGCGAGTCGCTGCTGGGCAACCACGTGTTCGTGGTGGGGACAGGAAGCAATGACTACACCTTCAACTACTTCTTGAGCGCCAACCGCAAGCACCCTCTCCTCCGGTCCTTCACTGCCAATCTTatctcctctctgtctctggAGCTCCAG AAGCTGTACAAATTAGGAGGGAGGAAGTTCGTGCTGATGGCAATAAACCCGATAGGGTGTAGTCCCATGGCGAAGGCAAGGTTGCCGATGCGTGTCGGTTGCTTGCAAGTCTTGAACCAGGCAGCTCATCTCTTCAATGCCGAGTTGAAGTCGCTTGTTGATGACCTGAATGCGAAGCTCCCCGGTTCTCATTTCGTCTTTGTCAACTCTTACAAGATCGTTCAGGACATTATCAAGGACCCTACCTCACACG GATTCAACGACACTACTTCGCCGTGCTGTGAAGTAGCATCGTTTAAAGACGGAGGGAATGGAGTGTCGTGCAAAAGAGGAGGACGAGTGTGCACGGACAGGAGCTCCTATGTCTTCTTCGATGGGCTGCATCCGACAGAGGCTGTGAATGTCCAGATAGCAACCAAGGCTTTCACATCTAATCTCACTACTGAAGTTTATCCCATCAATGTCAAAAATCTTGGCGAAGCGTAG
- the LOC115738268 gene encoding protein WHAT'S THIS FACTOR 9, mitochondrial — translation MRSILPKRIGRSSLESHPLSQTPSRTSPSDAAPPICVRDRGLDHAVEREKFLIPVVNLKNLLKSEPSKSLPISVIAQSRDDLRIPIRPIDFVRRYPSIFAEFLPGNVGVHPHFKLTDEVLELDAEEQLVYQRESYRQEAADRVLKLLMMSKVLKMPLDIIDRLKWDMGLPQDFAQSIVPEFPDYFRVVDGEGIRVLELVCWSSDLAKSIMERRAANCTKGMPIEFTTHFSKGFEMDKKLKKWIDDWQKLPYVSPYENGLHLSQSSDEADKWAVAVLHELLNLFVSKKTDRDNMLCVGEYLGVRSRFKRALLDHPGIFYVSSKNRTHTVVLKEVFKRGSLIEQHPLMDMRNRYIHLMNTAKEEKKVITTSGSKQMKKVSDGSEHQREVEDENEDEDDAHGMSDSEVEDDDEDDEFEDDEENDNVKRTRARAHKNASPRGNGTRKSNSFPRYNSRSRVGDKSAGESHSKKTKRALAKLSTRKV, via the coding sequence ATGAGATCGATTCTTCCGAAACGCATCGGCCGATCCTCTCTCGAAAGCCATCCCCTTTCGCAGACCCCAAGTCGAACCTCTCCCAGCGACGCCGCGCCCCCCATATGCGTCCGCGACCGCGGCCTTGACCACGCCGTCGAGAGAGAGAAGTTCCTGATACCCGTCGTCAACCTCAAGAACCTCCTCAAATCGGAGCCCTCGAAATCGCTCCCCATTTCCGTAATCGCCCAGAGCAGAGATGACCTCCGCATCCCCATTCGCCCCATCGACTTCGTTCGCCGATACCCTTCGATCTTCGCGGAGTTCTTGCCCGGGAACGTCGGGGTCCACCCCCATTTCAAGCTCACGGATGAAGTTTTGGAGTTGGATGCGGAAGAGCAGCTGGTTTATCAGAGGGAGAGCTACAGACAGGAGGCCGCGGATAGGGTTCTGAAGCTGTTGATGATGTCGAAGGTCCTCAAAATGCCGTTGGACATAATTGATCGGCTGAAATGGGACATGGGTTTGCCCCAAGATTTTGCTCAGAGCATAGTTCCAGAGTTCCCGGATTATTTTCGAGTAGTGGATGGCGAGGGAATTCGAGTTCTTGAATTAGTTTGTTGGAGCAGCGACTTGGCGAAATCCATCATGGAAAGGAGAGCGGCTAATTGTACGAAAGGTATGCCGATCGAGTTCACTACGCATTTTTCTAAAGGTTTTGAGATGGATAAGAAGTTAAAGAAGTGGATTGACGATTGGCAGAAGCTCCCTTACGTTTCCCCTTATGAAAATGGGTTGCATTTATCGCAAAGTAGTGACGAAGCTGATAAATGGGCCGTTGCCGTCTTACATGAGCTTCTAAATCTTTTCGTTTCCAAGAAGACAGATAGGGATAATATGCTTTGTGTGGGGGAGTATTTGGGGGTTCGGTCGAGGTTTAAAAGAGCACTGCTTGATCATCCGGgcattttttatgtttcaagTAAGAATAGAACCCATACTGTGGTTTTGAAAGAGGTATTTAAAAGGGGTTCCTTAATTGAGCAGCATCCTTTGATGGATATGAGGAATAGGTACATTCACCTGATGAACACGgcgaaggaagagaagaaagtgATTACTACGTCTGGTTCAAAGCAAATGAAGAAGGTCTCTGATGGTTCTGAACATCAAAGAGAAGTCGAGGATGAAAATGAAGACGAGGATGATGCTCATGGTATGTCAGATTCTGAggttgaggatgatgatgaagatgacgagtttgaagatgatgaggaaaaCGACAATGTTAAACGGACTCGGGCTAGAGCTCATAAAAATGCCTCACCTAGAGGAAATGGGACTAGGAAGTCAAATTCGTTTCCCAGGTACAATTCTAGAAGTCGTGTTGGGGACAAGTCAGCTGGAGAATCACATAGTAAGAAAACTAAAAGAGCTTTGGCCAAGCTTTCTACAAGGAAAGTCTAA
- the LOC115738260 gene encoding probable arabinosyltransferase ARAD1, whose translation MPLKNTGTTLHSSTLKALCSIPSLFLSIALVTILLSSLFFLRSTPRLHSSSYSAASSSSSSSSRSPFSDRIKVYVAQLPRSLNYGLLESYWSSPHADSRISTDPDHQSGPTHLRKFPAGSRHPPYPENPLIKQYSAEYWILGDLETPPELRGGSLAERVGSWEEADVVFVPFFATLSTEMQLGWDKGKFRKKEGNEDYERQREVVDLVKSSEAWRRSGGRDHVFVLTDPVAMWHVRDEIAPAILLVVDFGGWYRLDSKSSNGSSSDLVHHTQVSLLKDVIVPYTHLLPRLHLPESQKRQTLLYFKGAKHRHRGGVVREKLWDLLVELPGVIMEEGFPNATGREQSIKGMRSSEFCLHPAGDTPTSCRLFDAIESLCIPVIVSDDIELPFEGILDYSDFSVFVATADALRPNWLTNHLRSFSEEQKDRFRRNMAKVQSNFEYNSGHPGGIGPIPPDGAVNYIWKKVHQKLPMIKEAIVRERRKPHGVSVPLRCHCT comes from the exons ATGCCGCTCAAGAACACCGGCACCACCCTCCATTCTTCAACCCTCAAAGCTCTCTGCTCAATCCCTTCGCTCTTCCTCTCCATCGCTCTTGTCACCATCCTCCtgtcctctctcttcttcctccgctCCACCCCTCGCCTTCACTCCTCCTCCTACTCCgccgcctcttcttcttcttcttcttcttctcgatcGCCCTTCAGCGACCGCATCAAAGTCTACGTCGCACAGCTCCCCAGATCTCTCAACTATGGCCTCCTCGAGAGCTACTGGTCCTCGCCCCACGCCGACTCGAGGATCTCCACCGACCCGGACCACCAATCCGGGCCGACCCATCTGCGCAAATTCCCCGCCGGCAGTCGTCACCCGCCGTATCCCGAGAACCCGCTGATCAAGCAGTACAGCGCCGAGTACTGGATCTTGGGCGATCTCGAGACGCCGCCAGAATTGAGGGGCGGGTCTTTGGCGGAGAGGGTTGGGAGCTGGGAGGAGGCGGATGTGGTTTTCGTGCCGTTCTTCGCGACCCTGAGCACCGAAATGCAGCTCGGGTGGGACAAGGGGAAGTTCAGGAAGAAGGAGGGGAACGAGGACTACGAGAGGCAGAGGGAAGTGGTGGATCTCGTGAAGAGTTCCGAGGCGTGGAGGCGGTCGGGCGGGCGGGACCACGTGTTCGTTCTCACTG ACCCGGTTGCAATGTGGCATGTGAGAGATGAGATCGCTCCAGCTATTCTCCTTGTGGTGGATTTTGGTGGATGGTACAGGCTTGACTCCAAGTCTTCAAATGGTAGCTCGTCTGATTTGGTGCACCACACACAAGTTTCTTTGCTCAAGGATGTTATTGTGCCGTACACCCACCTGCTTCCTAGATTACATCTACCGGAGAGTCAGAAACGTCAAACCCTTCTTTACTTTAAAGGGGCTAAGCATAGGCATCGG GGCGGCGTAGTACGAGAGAAGCTGTGGGACTTGCTGGTCGAGTTGCCTGGTGTGATCATGGAGGAAGGCTTCCCTAATGCCACTGGGAGAGAGCAGTCCATTAAAGGAATGAGATCTTCTGAATTCTGCTTGCATCCTGCTGGGGATACACCAACTTCCTGCCGACTTTTTGATGCCATAGAGAGTCTTTGTATTCCTGTCATCGTCAGCGACGACATTGAACTCCCATTCGAAGGGATATTGGATTATTCCGACTTCTCTGTTTTCGTCGCTACCGCAGATGCCTTGAGGCCAAACTGGCTCACAAACCATCTCAGAAGCTTTTCTGAAGAGCAAAAGGATAGATTTCGTCGAAACATGGCGAAAGTCCAGTCAAACTTTGAGTACAATAGTGGCCATCCGGGTGGTATTGGGCCTATCCCTCCAGATGGTGCGGTGAACTACATCTGGAAAAAGGTGCACCAAAAATTGCCTATGATCAAAGAAGCCATCGTTCGGGAGCGAAGAAAACCACATGGGGTTTCAGTCCCCCTGCGGTGCCATTGTACCTAA
- the LOC115738289 gene encoding protein DMP2-like, translating into MDNSLDQPLVEIYKHESDQSYLRDDDTDESHCIYLMNSILSGTARLNVLLPSATILAFTIFTPILTNDGKCTPLNRWLMGSFLVLSAASCLFFTFTDSFRTATGRLYYGIATFRGIWTFNGGRKRPCMPSDYRLRWMDLFHASLSLFAYLTFAALHGDVVACYYPGLPKKVTNVVPLVVGFIVSVLFVLFPSRRRGIGYPFLLQRDAFYSRR; encoded by the coding sequence ATGGACAACTCGCTCGACCAACCGCTCGTAGAGATTTATAAGCACGAGAGCGATCAATCCTACCTCAGAGACGATGATACTGATGAGTCCCATTGCATATACCTGATGAATTCGATCTTAAGCGGCACTGCTCGGCTCAATGTTCTCTTGCCATCTGCCACCATCCTTGCCTTCACTATTTTCACTCCAATCTTGACAAATGATGGCAAGTGCACGCCTTTGAATCGCTGGCTGATGGGCTCCTTCTTGGTCCTCTCTGCAGCTTCATGTCTCTTCTTTACATTCACCGACAGCTTTCGAACGGCCACCGGCAGGCTATATTACGGGATCGCGACCTTTAGAGGCATATGGACCTTCAACGGCGGCAGGAAAAGGCCATGCATGCCTTCGGATTACAGGCTAAGGTGGATGGATCTGTTCCATGCGTCACTTTCCCTGTTTGCATATCTTACCTTCGCAGCATTGCATGGCGACGTCGTGGCATGCTATTACCCAGGATTGCCTAAGAAGGTGACCAACGTTGTTCCTCTTGTGGTAGGGTTCATCGTGAGTGTTCTGTTTGTCTTGTTTCCAtcgagaagaagaggaatagGGTATCCTTTCCTTCTACAGAGAGACGCCTTCTACTCCAGACGCTGA